The Balearica regulorum gibbericeps isolate bBalReg1 chromosome 22, bBalReg1.pri, whole genome shotgun sequence genome includes a region encoding these proteins:
- the SLC30A2 gene encoding proton-coupled zinc antiporter SLC30A2 produces the protein MAAGEEKRHLLSEGAGGSYLGAVQKNGHNSVQGQAPALEMGTQRSRHCHARGAAGHPGQQQRARRKLYLAAGICLVFMVGEAVGGYLAHSLAILTDAAHLLTDFASIMISLFALWVSSRPPTKTMNFGWHRAEILGALLSVLSIWVVTGVLVYLAAQRLLSADYDIEGSVMLITSACAVAVNVVMGVALHQTGHGHSHGVASEQPNASVRAAFVHVVGDLLQSVGVLVASYIIFFKPEYKYVDPICTFLFSALVLGTTLTILRDVLLVLMEGTPKGMDFNAVRETLLAVGGVEAVHSLHIWALTAAQPLLSVHIAINAGASAQEVLEEANSRLQGTFRFHTTTIQVESYSEEMRDCQECQPPRD, from the exons ATGGCAGCCGGCGAGGAGAAACGGCACCTGCTGAGCGAGGGCGCAGGCGG GTCCTACCTGGGGGCTGTGCAAAAGAACGGGCACAACTCGGTGCAGGGACAGGCGCCCGCCCTGGAGATGGGGACACAGCGCAGCCGGCACTGCCACGcacggggggctgcggggcacCCCGGCCAGCAGCAGCGGGCGCGCAGGAAGCTCTACCTGGCCGCTGGCATCTGCCTTGTCTTCATGGTGGGGGAAGCTGTGG GTGGGTACCTGGCGCACAGCCTGGCCATCCTGACGGACGCAGCCCACCTCCTGACGGACTTTGCCAGCATCATGATCAGTCTCTTTGCACTCTGGGTGTCCTCGCgcccccccaccaaaaccatGAACTTCGGCTGGCACCGGGCAG AGATCCTGGGGGCCCTGCTCTCTGTGCTCTCCATCTGGGTGGTGACGGGCGTCCTGGTCTACCTGGCGGCCCAGCGCCTGCTCTCGGCCGACTACGACATCGAGGGCAGCGTCATGCTCATCACCTCCGCCTGCGCCGTGGCCGTCAATGTCGT GATGGGGGTGGCTCTGCACCAGACGGGGCACGGGCACAGCCATGGGGTGGCCAGCGAGCAGCCCAACGCCAGCGTCCGCGCGGCCTTCGTCCACGTTGTGGGGGACCTGCTGCAGAGCGTCGGCGTCCTCGTCGCGTCCTACATCATCTTCTTTAAG CCCGAGTACAAATACGTGGATCCCATCTGCACCTTCCTCTTTTCCGCGCTGGTGCTGGGGACGACGCTGACCATTCTCCGCGACGTCCTCCTTGTCCTCATGGAGG gcacccCCAAAGGGATGGACTTCAACGCCGTGCGGGAGACGCTGCTGGcggtggggggggtggaggcCGTGCACAGCCTCCACATCTGGGCGCTGACTGCGGCGCAGCCGCTGCTCTCAGTGCACATCGCCATCA ATGCGGGTGCCAGCGCGCAGGAGGTGCTGGAGGAGGCCAACTCCCGGCTGCAGGGCACCTTCCGCTTCCACACCACCACCATCCAGGTGGAAAGCTACTCCGAGGAGATGCGGGACTGCCAGGAGTGCCAGCCCCCCCGTGactga